The following is a genomic window from Patagioenas fasciata isolate bPatFas1 chromosome 1, bPatFas1.hap1, whole genome shotgun sequence.
CAGCTTCCTCCATCATCAGGCTTATGTGATTAGATCTGGCTTTTTGTAATAGCATTGAACAGACATTGCTGGGGTTCTTCTTGCCAATTTTAAGTGCAGTTTCTTCCCAGTTAAGTCCATTGTTGTGGAAATAGTAACTATATCCCCGAAAGAACAGTGATATGGACACTTCTGTAAGCACTGTTAGATCAGACCTGATCTGATCTGCACATTGAAACAGGTAATGAAACTATTGTAGACAGTTTGCTTCTAATTCTGACACAGATGGCATTTAAACAAGGATACCAGTCTTGGCAGTTTTAGTTCAAAGTCAGTGCCAAGGCCAGGATAATCCTTTCTAGCAATTTTCTCCTTGATTTTTGAGCCATCGAGTTCCATCTAAATAGAATTCGTTATCTACTACTCTCCTTCTACAGCCATGCATTGAACAAGCTTTGACAAGACACAGGACAGACCTTCAAATACCGAGCCAAGTGACACCAAAGAGAGTCAAGAATCCTCACAAGCTACAAAGCTCATTTTTTAACCTGTATCTTCAGGTGGGTGTACCACAAGGAATAGACAATTAGTgatccaaaattaaaaaaaaaaaaaaaaggaagagtaaaatTACCTTCCTTTATGGTAGTTCTGACTCTCCAGCTCTTAAATTATTCCAAATGTGGGATAATGAACAATGACTGTTTTTTAAAGCTAGCACTCGCTACAAAAATGAAGATGAGCCAAACCCAGACAACCAACAGAGCAAAAAGAGTGCATGTGCTCATATATGTTTCTTTACACAAAACTACTTTTCAGAAAGTTCTTTAGCCACAGAATTAGTCAAATAACCAATACACCTAACTCTGGAGGAAGTGGAAAAAGAAACTTACAAAGAAATGTAAACCTGCATTGGCCATTATGTCCTTTTCTCGCATAAGTCTTTATCTTAATGTTATCAGTGTACGTAGGCCATAAGAAAAATAGATACACCAGAAATCTCATACCCTTAGATTTCTTTAAGTTTATTCTAATGCCAATGATTAAAGTCTTCAATCAAAGCTGGAAGGAGCTCATACACATAAGCTTTCATAAAAGTCAGGAAAAttaagagaaagcaaaaaaaaatgaatgctgtTGTGGATCTAGACAAGCACTCCACTCAACACCAACAGGAGTTTGCATGTAGATCAAGTTTAGCATATAGTGCAAAGACTTTATAGGCAGGTTATGAATCTTCCCCATTATTAGCCTTCAGTTTATAAACACCAGGCAAAATggcttgggttttgttggttttgtgtgtgtgtatttgtttttttaagactGCTCTCGTAAAGACATACATACAAGAAATGAGAGGATGAAAAAGGAGAGTATTCCAGGAAGGGTGTATTGACAACTGATCATTTATTCCAggtgaaaacaaaaaatacacatttgaaaaagaaatagtCACACAAGTAATAGTTTGGAGAATTGTTCCTTCAAAACCACTATATTTAAGAACACTTCAGTGATTTAAGTGCATCAGTTTTCTAAAACAATTCATTCAGACAGAATATTACTTTTGCTAATATAAAGTTATACACACTGAAATTTCAGGAGATCAGGCCTTTGACAGATCTTAGTGTTGTCAACAGGCATGCAGTCAttcacagctgctctgcactTTGGCTTTCTGAGGACTGTACTTTGGAATTCCTGTAGACCGAATAGCTGGCACAGGGAATTCAACATATTAGTAATACTGTTTTCAGTGCTCCTTCAAATAAACCAGTACATATTTCTCCAGACCTGAGAAAACTTATAATCTTTTTACATCATCTGAACATAGAAGAAAACAGTTGTCATGCAtatttcagatattaaaaaaaaaaagcttgctacATACTGCCATCCAAATACCCCCAAGCTATGCTTTCCTTACCAGCAACTTACAAGAGGGTATGTACTTTGAACAGGAAAGATGCaacacacaacataaatcaaaaaTTGTGACAACTAAACATCAACAAGATGGAGAAAAGGAACCTGTTACCATGGTGggcaattaaaatacaaaaaaaaaaaaaaatcaaaaccaacctaCCAATCCAATTATCCATCAGAGACTCTGCAGTTACTGCGGCTCCTACATGACTTGCAGCGCTGCTGATCAAGGGCCGTCACAGGACACCTAAGCAATAAGAATTTCATATTTCAAACTTGGAACTCTTATCAGCAATTTGCACTTTTCAAGAAGCCTAGGGATACCTGCTCCACCTTGATcatttcccatttaaaaaacTGCAACACAGTGAGGACATtcagtgttggttttttgttaacTTGTTCTTTCTTATGGTCAAACTAACCTTTGATAACCTACCTCAACACGCAGCAAGGAGCAGAATGACTTTGTTAAAAGATTTCTCCTGCCTTAAACTCATCACTTGAGTTTATACATGTGATTTTTCCTCTTAGCTTACAGTACAATAATGGAGCTCTATaaggtgaagaaaaaaatcttcatttcatAGGTCTTATTAAAATAGGCTGTGTATTTTCAccgaaagaggaaaaaaaaaaaaacaacctaaactAGTCCCCCTAGTGTACCTTTGCAGTAGGAGTCTAAAGAATACGTGGTAAATCACTATCCTATATTTTTGTGTGAAAGtagcgtttgtttttttttaagtagaagaGATAGCCACTTATAGAAACTGCAGGGAAACCAGGCAATCTTTCAATCCATTTATCTAATTTCCCGCTGTTTCTATTTCTGaacaagtaaaaaaaatgttatagaaagaaaattaatctgtATCCAGAAGACTTCATTTAATAAAAAAGGCTGACCTGTTGGCAAGTGCCAGATCTGGTTTTAATCTATCACTTTGTTTAGCCTGtgctttctgttcctttttttgtatttaaaaaaaaaaaaaaaaagctaactatGTTTAAAAGACATCTAATTcattgtcatttccatcctggcaTCCATACCTTCCAGAACACATAAATGACAATCATAGCTGTGAAAATGTTTCCTTGTAGTAATTTTAAGAGGGCTATAAAAACCAAGTACAATACATAATACAAAAAGGTAAGACCTTGTAACAACTCTTCAGATACCACCTCAGGctaattttcagttttaaaaaaagcATGTTGGAGAAAAGTAGGCTTTATTCGCTGTCTAGCAGTATGCCTATTCCAAGTTGAACAAAGCAGAAGACACTGTACTCCGGTGAAAATACAAAGATTGCTTCTCTGATCCTCTACAAAGAAGAGAAATCCCTTGCTTTCTAAAAACAAAACTGGGCACAGCGGAAGAGCCAGGAATCTCTCCAAAAAGTGTTACATAAGGCATTGCCAAACTTCATGTCACCTCTACAGAGGCCGCAAGTTGCTATTTTTCCTCCCCTGGTGAGCAGGGATTAATGATATAAATGACACAATTCTCGGAGAGGCGGCGATAGCAGACGCCTGCCCAAAGGAGAGCCTCCTGAGCTGAAGGcttgctggtgaggctgcaaagGGATGGAGAAACGACCCTCCCCGCCTCTCTGTCCCAGACAAACTCCAGCTTCGCCCCGAGCCGGCGGGCAGGTCCCGTTCGGGCAGGCTGCCCCCCGGAGCAGGCACGCCGAGGGGCAAGGCACTCCCACCCCACGGCGTGACAGCCTTTCAGCCGTACGGCACCCACCGTCTCTCCCCCGCGCAGCCCGCTGTGCTCGGCGGGACGGCGGCCCCGTCATCCCCGCTCCGCCGCACGGCTGGCTCCCCCCGCGGAGCGGGAACACGTCCCGGCCGGAGGAAGGGGGCGTGGGGCGCGGTGTAAACAAGCACCTGGGCAGACTAGCGAGGGGAACGGGGTACGAGCCAGGCGCGATAACCTCTTTCAGCTGGTGGGAAAAGGGGATGTGCCCCTTGACGCCAGCGGAGCGACCAGCGTGCGTTCGCCTCAGTAGCTCCTCAACTCCAGATCTGAATGCGATTTCACGACACAAAACCACCAGCCCATCCCTACCGGACTCGGATGCTCCCTCCCCCGGGCTGCTGGAAGGGAGACACTCACCGATTGTTTCTCACCCTCCCCCGCCTCTCGCCTCTAAAAGCAGCAGCGACCCGACCGGGCACTTACCTTCGCCGGGCGGTTTGCGGGCCGCCGGGACGGGCGCTCAGCGCCCGCCTCTCCGCGCAGGCGAGCGGTCCTTCCCCCTCCTTCGCTCCGGgcgggcagctccagctccagctccgtcCCCGCAGCCCGGCGCTTCGAAGGTGTCAGCCGGCGGGTCCCAGCCGCGGCGGCACTGGCGACTCCACTCTCCGCGGGATGAGATGGGAGGAGGTAGAGGAGGGCGGCGGGCAGGTCCCCACTCTTCCCGGGATGCGCCGCCGAGGTGGCTGCCTACTCCGTCCGGCTGTCTCTCTCCAGGGCCTGCCCGCTCTCTGCTCCGCGCTGTCCTGAGGTGCAACCCGGccccgtccgtccgtcccgctcGCCTTCCCCCGCCCCTCTCCCCGGCGGCGAGCCGCGCGGCGCACAGGCCCCGCCGGCGGCCAGAAGGACCCGGGGGCGACGGGGGATTCCGGTCCGGCCTCCTGTCCTCTCCCCGGGGCCTGGTGCACACTCTCCGCGGGGAGAGGAGGCCCTGCCCCGGCCTGGCAGGCGGCGAGCAGCCCCGAGAACGTCAGTGGCACCGTGGAGCCGGGCACAGAGAGGCTCCCTCCGGCACCGCCGCGGCCGCTGCTACTACTGCCGGCCCGGCCTCAGCGGCCGCTGGGTGCCGCGCTCCGCTCGGGGTCGCTCCGTGCCGGTGCCTCGCAGCCGCCTCCGAGTCTGAGTGCCAGGctgcccccttccccttccttccttccttccttgccgcCCGCCCCTTCCCCGCTGCCAGCCTTCCCCCGCCGGCTCCCTTCGGTGCCAGGCTGCCCCCTGCGGGTCTCGCTGCCGAGGCTGCCCGCCGCCAGCGCTGCGTCTGGTGGGCCGGGGCGAGGGCGGCCGCCGCTGCCGTTCCGCGGGTGCCGGGAGCGGGATGCCCGCCGCCGCTCTGCCCCgggctcagcagcagctgcagtgacTGTGTGTCTGTGTCATGTCTGTGCATGGGCGGGCGGAGGCGCGGGGCCGAGGCGGAGCCAGCCCGCTGACACGCCGCCCAGCGACAGGCGCCGAGCGCCCAACCAGCAGCAGCGGCCGCTCTGGTCCGCCCGCCCGCGCCGCGCGGCGCCCCGGGCCGTTACACCTGGGCCCGGGCGGAGAGTCACGGGCCAGACAGCGAGCCCGTCCGGCGGGAGAGGCTGCGAGGGGAGAGCCGGTTCCGCTCCGGGGGGGGCCGCCAACGCCACGCCCGCCTCCGCCCGCCTGACTGTCGTCCCAGTCGCCGGCGATCGTCCGCCTCACGGTGGTACCAAGAACCGCACCGGAGCGCGCCGGTAAGTGATGGGGGAGCGAGCGGTGGCCGCGGCGGCCTGGCCCTCGCCTCAGGCGCTGGCGGCGGGGTGCCTGTCAGGGAGGCGAAGCGGCGCCCAACCAACACAACTTTGTATCACCACGTCAGAAATTAACCCCGCATCTCCTCGCTTACGTGCGGCTTGTGCCCTTGCGTGCCGGTAACTGCACAGAAGTgataaatgcactttttttttcctttcccctgccGTGGGAATAACCGTCAACGCTCTTTTGTAATTTTTGTTCATCGTCTTCCTTTCGCTGTAAAATGGATCGTTGCAGTGCATTAGCACGCTAAGAGGACCGTCCGATAAACTCTGTGTGGGTGGAGAGAGTGCCTGAAATTTCGAGGGAAGTGCCAGGAGGAATGAGGGGGGAGCAAAAGTGCAGACAATCCGATTTTGAAAAGGCGTTGATCCGTTCTTAGAATAGAAAAGGAAGGGAAGTATACACGTGCTTTGAGTAACAATGTAAATAAatcagaagtagaaataataggtTAGTATTCTATACTTACTGCTTTCTCTTTACAGAACAGTAAGGATATGGTTGAAGAGAAAAATGTTCTACAAAAGATACCACAGATGCTAATTTCTCTTGTTACATCAACCGCTTCAATCCTGTAAGTTATTCAGAAGTTGCTTTACTGTAGGGAGAAATTATGTTTTGCAGCATGCTGTACCAAAATACTGTGAACTCTGGAGCAGGTTGTCTACGGCAAGATAGTATTTGCCCGACTTGATTAAAGCATTGGTCCATCAGGCTTAGTGTTCTGCCGCCAGCAGTGCCCACTTCATGATGCTATAGTTAGGAAGTTGAACATGCCTATGATATCACATGTAACTGACTGTGAATTTTGACATATTATGACAACTCAAAAGCATTttggaaaacaacaaagaaacaaacaaaaaaaaaaccccaacacaccaCCTCTGCAtatctgtaaaaataatttaattctgaTATGAATGATTTTCTGAAGAAGCTGCGGTAACACACAGACAGGTCTCTATTGTGCTGGTTATTTCCATGAGCAAGTCAAAGTCCGAAATGAGCTATACTGAAGTGACTTATTCTGTCCATTCTCCTAAGTGAAGCTTAAGGATCAGCCTTCACATAATAACATGTCTTTATGTTTTCTTGCACTGCTGAAGCATTGTAACTGCTTTGGCGACAGTCACAATGAATGAATTGCTGGGGATGTATGAAGGAGGAAACAGGACTGTGTATACAGCTTCATTATTGATAAAACCAGATTGTCTGCTGCCTGTTACTGGAATTCTCAGCAGCTGCACATCTTTTAGTCTCATGCTATGTCTTTTAAGACAATTTTCAGAGTCTGATCCTACAAAATATTGAACAGTTTCTGCAGGTTCTTAATGTTCTTATCTGCTGTTAGAGCAAGGAGCTCTCAGCATCTACAAAAATTCTTAGGTTTTAAGAGCAGCATGGATTATTAAGATTATCTAATGTACCACCATACATGACAAATGAGGGAACTTCATACTGAAACAAAATGTCTTACTTAAAATTGCTCTGCATCTGTCAGGTTAATGACCTACTCACAAAATCGACAACAGTTGTCCAAACCCAGAGCAGCGGGGTCAGAGGCTCCAGCCGAGAATGATTACCACTGCATTACAAAAACTGTCAGGGACAGGAGAAGTGACTACCTGTGAAGATAGCGTTTTTCAGAAAGTGTGTTTATGAGTGAGTAATCTTGTCATATTCGTCATAAAATTACTCCAGCAGTCTTTGTCCTTGAAAATCCTGAAGTGGCAGTTGCATTGGATGCAGAATAAATAAGCAATGCAAAAGGATCCTTATGCCAAGGACAGGTAGAAAAAATTAGATGCAGATTTTTGCACTTCAGGTTTCATTCAGCCAGAGGGAAGCTTTCTCCAGAAGCTACACAGGGTCTGGAGCGAGATGtctatttacattaaaaaaaaaaaaaaaaaaaagtaaacctatAGTAAAGTCAAGTATatagttttttaaaaatgaagagttATATAAGGTTGAAAAATCTCAAAGCTTTAACAATCCTATTAGTAAAAATTATATAAAacagacttttcttttttaataggaACATTTCAATTTTGAGATAGTGTTACATGATGAAGTCATAGGGATGTAAAATTATCACGTGATTCTTTGGtcatgttttttccttataggaACAAGAGATAAAGGCGTAACAATACACAACTTCCAACAGGTTATGGTACTTTGACCAGAACATCGGTAAGTACAATAGGATTAAATCTGTTTATGAGACCCCAAACACTTGCAGATTATCTGGGTTTTGatgaaaagaacaaaattatttccaATCTAACCATTGTATGTGATAGGGTGGTGTAAGAACCACAAGTATTCGACCTTATAAAAACACATGAAGTCCATCTTCCATTTAACACTAGTGAAGCCCTTTTTATGTTCTTACAGTTGCTTCAGTGTTCTAGCAGAATTCAACCACTATGAGGTCTTTTAAGGAAAAAGACAGTGCTTTGTTCAGGAGGCAACTGAAAAGTGCTTTACTAGTCTAATAGTGCATTGTGTGCCAGCTGCAATAGAAGCTGAAACATTCCTGAAAACCAGGAAGGTGTTCTGTCCGCATTCCTCCGCACATGTTCCTGTGGTAATTAGCATTTTAAAACATCTAGTGAGATTGATGCTGCTGTGTCACACTCAAGATATGGGATATGCATGGGCAAAGCTAAGTTCTCCATGATCTGCTTTTGTGTGGACTTGATGAAATAGCTACTTTTTCATGAAATCAACCATTCAGAGTATTCTCGTGGGGGGCAGAAATTAAAATCTGATTTAGCAGGCTCTCTGGATTGTGTTAACTGATCCACCTCAACACAGAAGGTTGTGACTGTTTGTTTATACATACTCTTAACTTCTAGGTGCTAAATTGCACAACTGTTAATAGTATCAGAGCATGAAGAGCAAAACCTGAAGTCTAAAGCAAGTCCTAACCCTTGAGATTCTTGTTATCATCCACCACTGCAATACAGGACTACTGCATGACAGTCTGCCTAACATCTTTTGTAACAGGAAAAGGCTTTCAGACAAGAAATAAGTGAAAATTTATTCTACTCTAGAAAAATAAATTCCCAGTTCTTGAGTGTAAAGTGGGAGCTCTGTTACATATGCTGTCCACAATGGGCAGTaaattaaaatttaatggagATGCTCCTGTGCAtgtaatggaaaaaagaaaaaaccaacaaacccaagaAAGTCAGAGCAAGATCCAGATTCCCTGGGGTTATaggaactgggaaaaaaaaaatgaagactggTAAACAAAATGCCTTTAAATAACTAGAAAACATCATGAAAACCTAAAACTTTAAGAGTGCAAAGGAAATTaagatattaaaacaaaaattatttctcttttatgcCAAAATAGATCTCAGACAACAAACTGATTGTTTTCTGTGAACTTATTTTGATGCCATATGGGTTTCTCACAGAATTCTCTTGCACTTCTAGACACAAAAAGGTGAACATCCATACTGGAGCATTAGACAGTATTATGCCCTATATCAAAGAAAACTTGAAGGgatattttcctatttctttgcttTATATCTCTGACAGAAATTTCTTTGGATGTTTTTTTTCATTGCTCTCAATTACAACTTTTCCTGTGTTGTGACTCAGTCATTTAGAGAATAGTTGGGGCTTTTTTAGTTGGTCTTTTTTAAGGAATAGTGCTTTTAAAACCATACAAACTAGTTAATATATGCAGAATAAATCTGGTGCAACTTTGATTTTATGAAGTTAATCTGATTTCATGTTGACAGTACTTCCTTAAATTTGGACCTACCATGGTCAAGCCAATTCAGTATTTCTACTTATGGAAATAGTTGGTTACTATTTTGCTAATAATATGACTTATATAACTCAGAAAAGGCTTCATTTCCTACTCCATACAGTCAGTGTTTCCAGAGCTCTTAGTAATGAATAACTACATgctaaaaaacaaaaagacaaaaccaaaacaaacaaaaaaagtaacaAGTGCTGTGTTtgaagtttttggttttttttttgtttgttttatatgaaGGAATCTTCACACCTATGCTGTCTGCAGTGAAATTCTGAATAAAGTACAGTAGCACAACTATTCTGTATTAACATGGATAATTCACTTTGCAGAATCTTCtgggaaggaaaagcagaattGGACAAactttaaaatagttttaaactTCCCCGTCTATGAAAGTGAAACTGACCCAGGTACTCTTAAACCTAAATCAAGGTACGTTGAAGTCAATGAAACAACTGCACTGATTTCAGTGATATTCAATCTAAACTATCCTTTATGTCCCTGTCTGTGTCCTGAGGAGATATATGTAAACATATATGTAGACACACGCACAtgtttatgaaattatttttcagtaatgGTTTTTATTTGACTGCTTCACCTCACTCCCAAGAAAACAGTGGATATAGTGTCTTTCTCTTGTTACTCTGTTATTTTGTTACATTTCTCTCTTTATTGCCGTGTAGTATGAATGCTAAATAAGACTATGAAAAGCCTTAAATGAGTTGTATGTCTGTATAATTAGCATCTGCTATCCTTTCCAGAAGTATTAAAGTGCAGGATGTATCACTCCTGCACTCTTAGCCTTACACATTTAGATTTTAATTCATCTAAGGACACCTAGCACTACTATAGTGAAAAAGAGGATACTTGTTCAAAACAAGACCTTTCATTTCCACTAGAAGCACCTGTTTTATACATGGAAGGTTTAATTGTTTTCAGAATAGCTTCATTAACTTCTGAAAGTGTTACGAATACAGGCCTTCCCAGAGCCAGGATGCTAATTAGAAGGAAAACTGGCCTTACAGTAGTTGAAGAATTGTGTCTTCTTTAAAAGAGAGGGAAGGCTTATTCAATCATTGACAGAGTATTTCTGCCAGAAAGTAGGAATAACTGCCAGTTATATGAACTCAGAGAATACCCGTGACAAATGAGTTATTCCCACAGTCAAATAGCCTCTTCAGACAACCAACAACAGGAAGCCCAATAATGATTAAGTAAACAATGTTAAGATGTCCATCAAGTTCCATGCTGTCCAAGCAACGTCCTTCACGGCCGGCATCATCTGTCAGCTCCAATGTCCCTAAGTCAGTGGGTTAAGCGTGTTTGGAGGGTGACATATGAATGCTTGGATTGCTGCCTTAGGCAGACAGAGTGTCAGTAGTAACATGTCTGGCTTTTGTCACATTTACGCTGATTTTATATTAAAGCTCTTGTAAGTCTGACCAAAAAAATCTATACAGGATGAGGACTAAGCATCAGtataaaatgtaaacaaaattaaaacagacAGATGAGTGATAAAAACATAGATCCTATTGCAAGTTGATGCACAATATTGAGACTTGTTAAGATAATTTTAAGTTTTGTGTCGAAGATCGGGTCTTTAGAATCAGTATTAAAAAATACCTGAATTAAAAATAGGCACTGCAGGGAAGGAAATTACCCCAAACTTACTTATAAGAATCCCTACCTAGTGAGTCAAATAGGAGGATATTTGAACAAAAAGAAATTACTGTAATCATCAGTCAAATcttaaaacttccttttttttttttttttttctgatgagacctattcttttaaatattttctggaagATTTCTCTAGAAGTAGAAAAGTGTTATAGTTGCCACTATCCAGTGAAGGGAGGGTAAAATAAAATCCAGATCCTGTCTAGTGACTTAGGTTTGTTTGCCTTGTGGTCATCTCAGCAG
Proteins encoded in this region:
- the LOC139827119 gene encoding uncharacterized protein, which encodes MEKRPSPPLCPRQTPASPRAGGQVPFGQAAPRSRHAEGQGTPTPRRDSLSAVRHPPSLPRAARCARRDGGPVIPAPPHGWLPPRSGNTSRPEEGGVGRGVNKHLGRLARGTGYEPGAITSFSWWEKGMCPLTPAERPACVRLSSSSTPDLNAISRHKTTSPSLPDSDAPSPGLLEGRHSPIVSHPPPPLASKSSSDPTGHLPSPGGLRAAGTGAQRPPLRAGERSFPLLRSGRAAPAPAPSPQPGASKVSAGGSQPRRHWRLHSPRDEMGGGATRPRPSVPLAFPRPSPRRRAARRTGPAGGQKDPGATGDSGPASCPLPGAWCTLSAGRGGPAPAWQAASSPENVSGTVEPGTERLPPAPPRPLLLLPARPQRPLGAALRSGSLRAGASQPPPSLSARLPPSPSFLPSLPPAPSPLPAFPRRLPSVPGCPLRVSLPRLPAASAASGGPGRGRPPLPFRGCRERDARRRSAPGSAAAAVTVCLCHVCAWAGGGAGPRRSQPADTPPSDRRRAPNQQQRPLWSARPRRAAPRAVTPGPGRRVTGQTASPSGGRGCEGRAGSAPGGAANATPASARLTVVPVAGDRPPHGGTKNRTGARRKDMVEEKNVLQKIPQMLISLVTSTASILNKR